A stretch of Imperialibacter roseus DNA encodes these proteins:
- a CDS encoding DUF7948 domain-containing protein yields the protein MKRWLFVCLIFVSYPLVLSAEKNPFNGFIENKGQWDNSVKFRKKVPHGFLLLQDAGWVYYLSNTFDSSHGHLDGQSSGALQESAALGVSQAISTTFVGANKNPATSTMEAQSYYHNFFLGAEDHWASSVSEFNEVQYCDLYESIDLKMVSYGGAFKYDLIVSAGGNPDQIAMEWKGCGDVYLEDGNLIVETEFGQMMEQKPFAYQLINEDTVEVPARFSLNGQQVSFEFPDGYDKDKTLVIDPLLIFSTYSGSSTDNWGNTATFDKDGNTYAGGIIFGASTGVFVPSVGAFQEGFEGVYDVVIMKFDSTGTQLLYATYLGGDLAETPVSLIVNSSNDLIVMGVTSSLDFPVTSDAFQTVYGGGEGVDPFGNAFNLYTKGTDIFVSILTNDGTSLRASSFLGGSENDGIISVGGALTLNYGDQFRGEVNIDDEDNIYIASSSPSADFPMSNQILPHSGQVDGLLIKMDSKLSEMKWGTFIGGDTTDVLFTVKPDGKGGVYAAGGTTSTTLPFGITGWQKSLAGAADGYVIHINESLLTVDAATYLGSSATDQVYLMDLDNEGNVYVVGQTKGAYPIVGNAYINPGSGQFLHKLSADLKNTIWSTVFGSRTLPSNISPTAFLVSDCNNIYISGWGGSSINQSSNYNQGNTFGMPLTPDAFQSTTDGGDFYLIVFEPDAADVLYATYFGGNPGRDHVDGGTSRFDKRGVVHHAVCAGCVIQNPTGGTQGAFPTTEGAWSTTNGNTTNNNCNLGVFKFDLSTLSASFVTNTPDLQNPDIKEGCAPFEFLFTNESVGGETYFWDLGDGATSTNSDTVRHTYQSAGEYTITLTATNPNTCKNLDVTTRQLVLTQGTYTLSPSATICYGESIQLEATGGTSYYWTPGTRGLSSTDTGSPTASPRATTTYFVEIYNEGNKCTFIDSLTVNVLEEITISSEIEAIYNCSGVSEYNFTGNVQGTDLAYWDFGDGTQSSVLVGTHQYATEGTFTTRLIAPNELCVEEVGEVIKVGELMVPNAFSPNGDGVNDRFEIQYIQPMPVTIVDRTGKVVYQNNEYTNQWDGDNLPTGIYYYDVVLPDFTTCNGWVHLLR from the coding sequence ATGAAACGGTGGCTCTTTGTTTGTCTGATTTTTGTAAGCTACCCTCTCGTCCTTTCAGCAGAGAAAAACCCGTTCAACGGCTTTATTGAAAACAAGGGGCAATGGGACAACAGCGTGAAGTTCAGAAAAAAGGTTCCGCACGGATTTCTGCTGCTTCAGGACGCTGGCTGGGTCTATTATTTAAGCAACACTTTTGACAGTTCCCATGGCCATTTAGACGGTCAAAGCAGCGGAGCACTTCAGGAGTCGGCCGCACTTGGCGTGTCGCAGGCCATTTCCACGACCTTTGTAGGTGCCAACAAAAACCCTGCAACCTCCACCATGGAGGCACAGAGCTACTACCATAATTTCTTTTTGGGAGCGGAGGATCATTGGGCCAGCAGCGTGTCGGAATTCAACGAAGTACAATACTGTGACCTCTATGAGAGCATTGACCTGAAAATGGTTTCTTACGGCGGGGCATTCAAATATGACCTGATCGTGTCGGCAGGAGGCAACCCCGATCAGATTGCCATGGAGTGGAAAGGCTGCGGCGATGTGTATCTGGAGGACGGCAACCTGATTGTAGAAACAGAATTTGGGCAAATGATGGAGCAGAAGCCGTTTGCCTACCAGCTTATAAATGAAGACACTGTGGAGGTGCCGGCTCGTTTCAGCCTAAATGGCCAGCAGGTCTCTTTTGAATTTCCTGACGGCTACGACAAAGACAAAACGCTGGTCATCGACCCGTTGCTCATTTTTAGTACCTACTCAGGCTCATCAACCGACAACTGGGGAAACACCGCCACCTTCGACAAGGACGGCAACACCTATGCCGGAGGCATCATTTTTGGAGCGAGCACTGGGGTTTTTGTTCCCTCCGTTGGAGCGTTTCAGGAAGGTTTCGAGGGAGTGTATGACGTAGTGATCATGAAATTCGACTCTACCGGAACGCAACTTCTCTACGCCACTTACCTGGGTGGTGATTTAGCTGAAACACCTGTTAGCCTGATTGTGAACAGTAGCAATGATCTGATTGTAATGGGCGTGACTTCGTCCTTGGATTTTCCGGTGACTTCCGATGCATTTCAAACCGTTTACGGTGGCGGAGAAGGCGTGGACCCCTTTGGCAACGCATTCAACCTTTATACCAAAGGCACGGACATTTTTGTGAGCATACTAACAAACGATGGAACATCCCTAAGAGCTTCATCTTTCCTTGGTGGAAGTGAAAACGATGGGATTATCTCGGTTGGTGGTGCTTTGACATTAAATTATGGTGACCAATTCAGAGGTGAAGTGAATATTGATGATGAGGATAATATCTATATAGCTTCGAGTTCTCCCTCAGCAGACTTTCCCATGTCCAACCAAATATTACCTCATAGCGGGCAGGTCGATGGGCTTTTGATTAAAATGGATTCGAAACTCTCTGAGATGAAATGGGGCACTTTCATTGGTGGCGACACTACCGACGTGCTGTTCACGGTAAAGCCTGACGGAAAGGGTGGGGTTTATGCTGCCGGAGGAACAACAAGTACAACTTTGCCATTCGGCATCACCGGGTGGCAAAAATCTCTTGCTGGTGCTGCCGACGGTTATGTCATTCATATCAATGAGTCGCTGCTCACTGTTGATGCTGCTACCTATTTGGGTTCATCAGCCACCGATCAGGTGTATCTCATGGATCTGGACAACGAAGGCAATGTGTACGTAGTGGGTCAGACCAAAGGAGCTTACCCTATTGTCGGCAATGCCTACATCAACCCCGGAAGCGGGCAGTTTCTACATAAGCTAAGTGCAGACCTAAAAAATACCATTTGGTCGACTGTCTTTGGGTCAAGAACCTTACCCTCTAATATTTCCCCTACAGCCTTTCTGGTAAGCGATTGTAACAATATCTATATCAGTGGCTGGGGTGGTAGCTCCATCAATCAAAGCAGTAACTACAATCAGGGAAATACTTTTGGCATGCCTCTCACGCCAGATGCATTTCAATCTACCACAGACGGGGGCGACTTTTACCTGATTGTTTTCGAACCGGATGCAGCCGATGTTTTGTATGCCACCTACTTTGGTGGAAACCCCGGCAGAGATCACGTAGACGGAGGTACCAGTCGCTTCGATAAACGTGGGGTGGTTCATCATGCAGTGTGTGCGGGTTGTGTAATTCAAAATCCAACCGGCGGAACTCAAGGCGCATTCCCTACCACTGAAGGCGCATGGTCGACAACAAATGGAAACACAACGAACAACAATTGCAACCTTGGCGTCTTCAAATTTGACTTATCCACCCTTTCGGCAAGCTTTGTTACCAACACGCCCGACCTGCAAAACCCTGACATCAAAGAAGGGTGTGCTCCTTTTGAGTTTCTGTTCACCAACGAAAGTGTGGGAGGAGAAACTTACTTCTGGGATTTGGGAGATGGTGCCACATCAACTAACAGCGACACCGTGCGGCACACCTATCAGTCCGCAGGCGAATACACGATCACCCTTACAGCTACAAACCCAAATACCTGCAAAAACCTTGATGTGACAACCAGGCAGCTGGTGCTCACACAGGGAACGTACACATTGAGTCCCTCTGCAACTATTTGCTATGGCGAATCGATTCAGCTGGAAGCCACCGGAGGTACTTCCTACTATTGGACGCCAGGTACGAGAGGGTTGAGCTCCACCGACACCGGCAGCCCGACCGCCAGTCCCAGGGCCACCACCACCTATTTTGTCGAGATTTACAACGAAGGAAACAAATGCACTTTCATCGATTCTCTTACCGTCAATGTGCTTGAGGAAATCACTATCAGTTCAGAAATAGAGGCCATCTACAACTGCTCCGGCGTATCGGAATACAACTTTACAGGAAACGTACAGGGCACAGATTTAGCCTACTGGGATTTTGGCGACGGGACACAATCTTCAGTGTTGGTTGGCACCCATCAATATGCAACGGAAGGAACCTTCACCACAAGGCTTATTGCTCCCAATGAGCTTTGTGTGGAGGAAGTAGGTGAGGTGATCAAAGTAGGTGAGCTGATGGTTCCCAACGCCTTCTCTCCCAATGGAGATGGCGTAAACGACAGGTTTGAAATTCAGTACATACAACCGATGCCAGTTACCATAGTAGACCGGACGGGTAAGGTGGTTTACCAAAACAATGAATACACCAATCAGTGGGACGGCGATAACCTGCCAACGGGCATCTACTACTATGATGTGGTGCTACCCGATTTCACCACCTGCAACGGATGGGTGCATTTGCTCAGATAA